From the Silvanigrella paludirubra genome, one window contains:
- a CDS encoding phosphoribosylformylglycinamidine synthase subunit PurQ → MKKKTLIPVFPGTNCEKESLLWISNNLDTEAEFLDLEKHSTLTANEIDAIFIPGGFSYGDYLRAGAIASRTKEMAFIKEKSKENIPILGICNGFQILCETGLLPGALIKNITRQHHHFPVSIKIDPSFLDSNNAENKCVWIPKFNSINLEKVKKTFSNEFLIPMSCGMGNWLPPLNETDKINAEKNAVVYYNHNENGSYKSIAGITNESGTIFGMMPHPERASDSFVGGTEGLLFLLGISQSRKIKIKAGSPLEKFSENINRGVS, encoded by the coding sequence ATGAAGAAAAAAACCTTAATACCGGTTTTTCCTGGAACTAATTGTGAAAAAGAATCTTTGTTATGGATTTCAAATAACTTAGACACTGAAGCTGAATTTCTTGATTTAGAAAAGCATTCTACGCTTACAGCGAATGAAATTGATGCTATTTTTATTCCAGGTGGATTTAGCTACGGAGATTATTTAAGAGCGGGAGCTATTGCTTCTCGTACAAAAGAAATGGCATTCATAAAAGAAAAATCCAAAGAAAATATTCCCATTTTAGGAATATGTAATGGTTTTCAAATTTTATGTGAAACAGGCCTTCTTCCTGGTGCCTTAATAAAAAATATTACTCGTCAACATCACCATTTTCCTGTTTCTATTAAAATTGATCCTAGTTTTTTAGACTCAAATAATGCTGAGAATAAATGTGTTTGGATTCCAAAATTTAATTCAATAAACTTAGAAAAAGTAAAAAAAACGTTTTCTAACGAATTTTTAATTCCAATGTCTTGTGGAATGGGAAATTGGCTTCCGCCTCTTAACGAAACAGACAAAATAAATGCAGAAAAAAATGCGGTTGTTTACTACAATCACAATGAAAACGGAAGCTATAAATCTATTGCAGGAATTACAAACGAATCAGGAACTATTTTTGGTATGATGCCGCATCCCGAACGCGCTTCAGATAGTTTTGTGGGTGGTACGGAAGGACTTCTTTTCTTACTTGGGATTTCCCAATCCAGAAAAATCAAAATAAAAGCCGGTAGTCCACTAGAAAAATTTTCTGAAAATATAAACAGGGGAGTGAGCTAA
- the pyrF gene encoding orotidine-5'-phosphate decarboxylase, with translation MKNNHNVKLCLGVDPNPTNKDFESFRESVYKHMEILEFCSGNLKDSIMKPQLAFFLSYGSKGLLLLEELVARFQKQYTIILDAKFNDISTSLKAYLDFVFHSIGAHGITISPFLGEKSIQMSIEECAKHVGKKGRVYVLCATSESSTNHLSFIQDNWKKTLLACCEIRNEVFQGETSFQKLTGVVVAANRENILFSNEIKESHLSILSPGIGAQNADWNVIQKCKNHPNEIIFPFSRAIFSGGEIPIEQMNENLINIQKYF, from the coding sequence ATGAAAAACAATCATAACGTAAAACTTTGTCTTGGAGTTGATCCCAATCCCACGAATAAAGATTTTGAATCTTTTCGTGAATCTGTTTACAAGCATATGGAAATTCTTGAATTTTGTTCTGGAAATTTAAAAGACAGCATTATGAAGCCACAATTGGCTTTTTTTCTTTCTTACGGAAGTAAAGGTTTACTTTTACTTGAAGAACTTGTTGCCCGTTTTCAAAAACAATACACTATAATTTTAGATGCAAAATTTAATGATATCTCAACATCTCTAAAAGCCTACCTCGATTTTGTTTTCCATTCCATTGGTGCTCATGGTATTACAATAAGCCCATTTTTAGGCGAAAAATCAATTCAAATGTCTATTGAAGAATGTGCAAAACATGTAGGTAAAAAAGGGCGTGTTTATGTACTTTGTGCGACAAGCGAGTCTAGCACAAATCATCTTTCTTTTATTCAAGACAATTGGAAAAAGACACTTTTAGCTTGCTGCGAAATTCGAAACGAAGTTTTTCAAGGAGAAACTTCGTTTCAAAAATTAACGGGTGTTGTTGTAGCGGCAAATAGGGAAAATATTTTATTTTCAAATGAAATAAAAGAAAGTCATTTATCTATATTATCTCCAGGAATTGGCGCTCAAAATGCGGACTGGAATGTAATTCAAAAATGCAAAAATCATCCTAATGAAATTATTTTTCCATTTAGTAGAGCTATTTTTTCAGGCGGTGAAATACCAATAGAACAAATGAATGAAAATTTAATAAACATTCAAAAATATTTTTAA
- a CDS encoding AIR synthase related protein codes for MFDTSLITKEFLTQAIQFGLNEEELKTFCKQLGRLPSSEELAVCGALWSEHCSYKSSRVHLKRFHTEEPWVIQGPGENAGVVAINKNYGIAFKMESHNHPSYLEPYQGAATGVGGILRDIFCMGAYPIASLNCLRFGEGTWNARLIRDTVRGIGDYGNSVGVPTVTGDISFHHNYSKNILVNAFNAGIIHKDKIFRGILSEASEEQIVPLKKKAEQVLPKIKVTNEVTPELNEILFPEKENVLIYFGSATGRDGVHGATMSSSEFSGTGAALKPTVQVGDPFAEKVLLEATLSLIEKKLTVGLQDMGAAGLTSSSVEMAGRSGCGVAIDLNKVPQRASNMQAWEILLSESQERMLCAVSPNNIDAVLNELEKFNISYAVVGKVNYTGLFTCIFDNKIVTATPVSILVEDIPRYEWPIQNKEEYLNNHKVIKNETCENSWDGETHSKNLSLSLNAENKEAHKDILSNLNLENFIEKYPKLISKLYSHPTNASRSPVYHNYCSTVQGNTIAAVGSLQSASAGVVRLPEYAQEVDSQGNKTKTGAAIAGGCEERWVELNPFDGSGLSALKIARKVIASGAVPLAMTDCLNFGSPRSPEVMRQISDAVDGINIVAKQLHIPIVSGNVSLNNQTSGRPIPPTPMLGIVGRVDDFSKVPLDSLPHRFFEKSNEKSVFLYHISIKDAFENSSYEASQTAWLLGGENSNCPKLVLTNEKELWQCILNTIQKLSPKITVPVGHGGLIGSLISLSLKSKSSLDLSSQIWKTSTKTLFAEGNMGFIVGFDSKEKADIFMNQEFLNLNVNKIAELKHKDSEISMPLFNFDNVYAKYSQSLKQYFETLSCADKETI; via the coding sequence ATGTTTGATACATCCCTCATAACAAAAGAGTTTTTAACACAAGCAATTCAATTCGGTTTAAATGAAGAAGAATTAAAGACGTTTTGCAAGCAACTTGGCAGATTGCCCTCTTCCGAAGAACTCGCCGTATGCGGCGCCCTTTGGAGTGAACATTGCTCATACAAATCATCACGAGTTCATTTAAAACGTTTTCACACAGAAGAGCCTTGGGTTATTCAAGGACCTGGTGAAAATGCAGGTGTTGTAGCTATTAATAAAAATTATGGCATTGCTTTTAAAATGGAATCACATAATCACCCAAGTTATTTGGAACCTTATCAAGGTGCTGCAACTGGAGTTGGTGGTATTTTAAGAGATATTTTTTGTATGGGTGCTTATCCAATCGCAAGTTTAAATTGCTTGCGTTTTGGAGAAGGAACTTGGAATGCAAGACTCATTCGTGACACTGTTCGTGGAATAGGAGATTACGGAAATTCCGTAGGCGTTCCAACCGTAACAGGTGATATCAGTTTTCATCATAATTATAGCAAAAATATATTAGTAAATGCTTTTAATGCTGGAATTATACATAAAGACAAAATATTTAGAGGAATTCTTTCTGAAGCAAGTGAAGAGCAAATTGTTCCACTTAAAAAGAAAGCGGAACAAGTTCTGCCTAAAATTAAAGTAACAAATGAAGTAACACCAGAACTAAACGAAATTCTTTTTCCAGAAAAAGAAAATGTTCTTATATATTTTGGTTCTGCTACAGGTAGAGACGGCGTTCATGGAGCAACCATGAGTAGCTCTGAATTTTCAGGAACAGGTGCCGCATTAAAGCCTACAGTTCAAGTTGGTGATCCTTTCGCTGAAAAAGTACTTCTTGAAGCCACATTATCATTAATTGAAAAAAAATTAACGGTTGGTTTACAAGATATGGGAGCAGCTGGATTAACATCAAGCTCTGTTGAAATGGCGGGTCGTTCTGGGTGCGGTGTTGCCATTGATTTAAATAAAGTTCCACAAAGAGCAAGCAATATGCAAGCCTGGGAAATTTTATTAAGTGAATCACAAGAGCGTATGTTATGTGCTGTTTCACCAAATAATATAGATGCCGTTTTAAATGAACTTGAAAAATTTAATATTTCATATGCTGTAGTTGGTAAAGTAAATTATACAGGATTATTTACTTGTATTTTTGATAACAAAATAGTCACAGCAACACCAGTATCTATTTTAGTAGAAGATATTCCAAGATACGAATGGCCAATTCAAAATAAAGAAGAATATTTAAATAATCATAAAGTCATTAAAAACGAAACATGTGAAAATTCTTGGGATGGAGAAACTCATTCAAAAAATCTTTCACTATCTTTAAATGCAGAAAACAAAGAAGCTCACAAAGATATTTTATCAAATTTAAATTTAGAAAATTTTATTGAAAAATATCCTAAATTAATTTCAAAACTCTATTCTCATCCTACAAATGCAAGTAGATCACCTGTATATCATAATTATTGTTCTACCGTTCAAGGTAACACAATTGCAGCAGTAGGTTCTTTACAATCCGCATCCGCTGGTGTTGTTCGTTTACCAGAATATGCTCAAGAAGTAGATTCTCAAGGTAACAAAACAAAAACGGGAGCAGCTATTGCAGGTGGGTGTGAAGAACGTTGGGTAGAATTAAACCCCTTTGATGGTTCTGGATTATCTGCCTTAAAAATTGCTCGAAAAGTTATTGCATCGGGAGCTGTTCCTTTAGCTATGACAGATTGCCTAAACTTTGGTAGTCCACGCTCTCCCGAAGTCATGCGCCAAATTTCCGATGCAGTTGATGGAATTAATATTGTAGCGAAGCAACTACATATTCCTATAGTAAGTGGAAATGTAAGTTTAAATAACCAAACTTCAGGCCGCCCTATTCCTCCAACTCCCATGCTTGGCATAGTAGGAAGAGTAGATGACTTCAGTAAAGTACCATTAGACTCCTTACCTCATCGCTTTTTTGAAAAATCCAATGAGAAATCTGTGTTTCTTTATCATATTTCCATTAAAGATGCTTTTGAAAATTCAAGCTATGAAGCATCTCAAACTGCTTGGTTACTTGGTGGTGAGAACTCCAATTGTCCAAAACTTGTTTTGACAAATGAAAAAGAATTATGGCAATGTATTTTAAATACAATCCAAAAATTAAGTCCTAAAATTACAGTGCCTGTTGGACACGGTGGCTTAATTGGTTCTTTAATTTCACTATCCTTAAAATCAAAAAGTTCTTTAGATCTTTCAAGCCAAATTTGGAAAACTTCTACAAAAACACTTTTTGCTGAAGGTAACATGGGTTTTATAGTTGGCTTTGATTCCAAAGAAAAAGCAGATATTTTCATGAATCAAGAATTTTTAAACTTGAATGTAAATAAAATTGCGGAACTCAAACATAAAGACTCTGAAATTTCAATGCCTTTATTTAATTTTGACAATGTATACGCTAAATATTCTCAGTCTTTAAAACAATATTTTGAAACGTTATCTTGTGCAGATAAGGAAACAATCTAA
- a CDS encoding 5-(carboxyamino)imidazole ribonucleotide synthase, with the protein MKTIGILGGGQLGGMLSESLLKYGAKVAFYDPEPTSPSFHRSPLHFQGSWNDFEKLKEFFSLCDLITYEFENVSTELLESLVKVTGKKIYPSASVLAVTQNRFYEKTFLKENNIPVCQFAFAKSYEDLIQILPTFPKPFIIKTSTGGYDGKGQWSIENEIDISNFITDFTKDKFVEVIVEEKIAIEYEASCIVARNQEGDSLCFPIFDNVHKDHILYNTTIPSMLNKNIQNKLKEIAKNCANKLNIVGLLTTEFFITKQKNKNNSQNETDGFSIFVNEFAPRPHNSGHISRNACDISQYDAHARALLDLPLHEPKLNPGFYCMGNLLGNIWFAQGNKDNLNLSCWKNHPEIIDVYLYGKEEAKLNRKMGHFISYSNKSQEHINAAERFRKDLNEKQS; encoded by the coding sequence ATGAAAACGATTGGAATTTTAGGAGGTGGTCAGTTAGGAGGGATGCTCTCTGAATCCCTTTTAAAATATGGAGCCAAAGTTGCTTTTTATGATCCTGAACCAACTTCTCCTTCATTTCATCGATCCCCTCTTCATTTTCAGGGCTCATGGAACGATTTTGAAAAGTTGAAAGAGTTTTTTTCTCTATGTGACTTAATTACTTATGAATTTGAAAATGTTTCTACTGAACTTCTGGAATCCCTAGTTAAGGTAACAGGAAAAAAAATATATCCTTCCGCAAGTGTTTTAGCCGTTACTCAAAATAGATTTTATGAAAAAACATTTTTAAAAGAAAATAACATTCCTGTTTGTCAATTTGCATTTGCAAAATCATATGAAGATTTAATTCAAATTCTACCTACTTTTCCAAAACCATTTATTATTAAAACATCTACAGGTGGCTATGATGGAAAGGGACAATGGAGCATAGAAAATGAAATTGATATCAGTAATTTTATAACAGATTTTACGAAAGATAAATTTGTTGAAGTTATCGTTGAAGAAAAAATAGCAATTGAATATGAAGCTAGTTGTATTGTAGCCCGTAATCAGGAGGGAGACTCGCTCTGTTTTCCTATTTTTGATAACGTTCATAAAGATCATATTCTTTATAACACTACAATTCCATCAATGTTAAATAAAAATATTCAAAATAAACTCAAAGAAATTGCAAAAAATTGTGCAAATAAATTAAATATAGTTGGACTTTTAACCACCGAATTTTTTATAACAAAACAAAAAAATAAAAATAATTCTCAAAATGAGACTGATGGTTTTTCTATTTTTGTAAATGAATTTGCACCAAGACCTCATAATTCGGGACATATATCTAGAAATGCTTGTGATATTAGTCAATACGATGCTCATGCAAGAGCCTTATTGGATCTTCCTTTACATGAACCAAAATTAAATCCTGGATTTTACTGTATGGGAAATTTATTAGGCAATATCTGGTTTGCCCAAGGTAACAAAGATAATTTAAATTTATCCTGTTGGAAAAATCATCCAGAAATTATTGATGTATATTTATATGGAAAAGAAGAGGCAAAATTAAACCGTAAAATGGGGCATTTTATTTCTTATTCAAATAAAAGCCAAGAACACATAAATGCTGCTGAAAGATTTAGGAAGGATTTAAATGAAAAACAATCATAA
- the purE gene encoding 5-(carboxyamino)imidazole ribonucleotide mutase has translation MSPKNLVSIIMGSHSDYETLKHAEEILIEFQIPYEIQVISAHRTPELMFDFAKSASKKGIQVIIAGAGGAAHLPGMVSALTTLPVLAVPVQSKSLNGLDSLLSIVQMPGGIPTATFAIGNAGATNAALFAIQIISLHDKNLAQKLVQWRKNRADKALDGNEIVQEKYLKSLKKQGKKEV, from the coding sequence ATGAGTCCTAAAAATTTAGTCAGCATTATCATGGGAAGCCATTCTGATTATGAAACCTTAAAACATGCAGAAGAAATTTTAATCGAATTTCAAATTCCCTATGAAATTCAAGTTATCAGTGCACATAGAACTCCAGAACTCATGTTTGATTTTGCAAAGTCAGCATCAAAAAAAGGAATTCAAGTTATCATTGCAGGAGCTGGTGGGGCTGCTCATTTGCCTGGAATGGTAAGCGCATTAACAACTCTCCCTGTATTAGCGGTTCCTGTTCAATCAAAATCATTAAATGGATTAGACAGTTTACTTTCCATTGTGCAAATGCCTGGAGGCATTCCAACCGCAACCTTTGCTATTGGAAATGCAGGCGCAACAAACGCTGCTTTATTTGCAATTCAAATTATTTCTTTGCATGATAAAAATTTAGCGCAAAAACTAGTCCAATGGCGGAAAAATAGAGCGGACAAAGCTCTTGATGGAAATGAAATTGTCCAGGAAAAATATTTAAAATCTCTTAAAAAACAAGGAAAAAAAGAGGTATGA
- the purF gene encoding amidophosphoribosyltransferase, whose product MCGVFGVTNAENASKIAYLGLFALQHRGQESAGISTTNEKIINTHRNTGLVFDVFKENDLSKLEGNNAIGHVRYSTAGGNIGANVQPITARIGGIPVSLSHNGNIVNSEEIRTFLENSGAILQATADTELILHIMARSNKTTFIEKLKHSFEELSGAFSLLVLTPTHLYAVVDACGYRPLSLGKMKNENGIPSWVLSSETCAMDLVGAEFVRDIAPGEILSIELATGLTQSNIFNLTEFQNRKLQHSKCIFEHVYFSRPDSLVWNILANDARFAMGEELSKNNPVDADMVIAVPDSGVPMAMGYAKASGIPYRIGLIRNHYVGRTFIEPTQNVRNFKVRLKLNPVRETVKGKRIIVIDDSIVRGTTSRKIIELLREAGAKEVHMRIASPPVKYPCYYGIDTPKRKELLAQVMTSLEMNEYLKSNTLEFLSENQLLNVMQSFQTSSLKKNEESLNGGWCTACFSGNYQDEIAQKKGCIEKLGAI is encoded by the coding sequence ATGTGCGGAGTTTTTGGAGTTACTAACGCAGAAAATGCTTCAAAAATTGCTTATCTTGGCCTCTTTGCTCTTCAGCATCGTGGCCAAGAGAGTGCAGGGATTTCAACTACAAATGAAAAAATTATAAATACACACAGAAATACGGGTCTTGTTTTTGATGTTTTTAAAGAGAATGATCTTTCAAAACTAGAAGGAAATAATGCCATAGGCCATGTTCGTTACAGCACTGCTGGTGGTAATATTGGCGCTAACGTGCAACCCATTACGGCTCGTATTGGTGGAATACCTGTTTCTTTATCCCATAATGGTAACATTGTTAATTCCGAAGAAATTCGTACTTTCCTTGAAAACTCAGGTGCTATATTACAGGCGACGGCAGATACCGAACTTATTCTACACATTATGGCACGAAGTAACAAAACTACTTTTATTGAAAAATTAAAACATTCTTTTGAAGAATTATCTGGTGCTTTTTCATTATTAGTATTAACGCCAACTCATCTATATGCCGTTGTTGATGCTTGTGGTTATCGTCCTCTCTCCTTAGGCAAAATGAAAAACGAAAATGGCATTCCAAGTTGGGTATTATCTAGCGAAACTTGTGCAATGGATTTAGTTGGAGCTGAGTTTGTTCGAGATATTGCTCCTGGAGAAATTTTGTCAATTGAATTAGCTACTGGATTAACACAAAGTAACATTTTTAATTTAACTGAATTTCAAAATAGAAAATTACAACATTCAAAGTGCATTTTTGAACATGTTTATTTTTCAAGACCAGATAGCCTTGTTTGGAATATATTAGCAAACGATGCTCGTTTTGCGATGGGTGAAGAACTTTCAAAAAATAATCCTGTCGATGCCGACATGGTAATTGCAGTCCCTGATAGTGGCGTTCCTATGGCAATGGGTTACGCAAAAGCATCTGGAATTCCTTATCGTATTGGATTAATTCGAAATCACTACGTTGGACGAACTTTTATTGAACCCACTCAAAACGTACGTAATTTTAAAGTAAGACTTAAATTAAATCCTGTAAGAGAAACCGTAAAAGGGAAACGTATCATAGTTATTGATGACAGTATTGTTAGAGGAACTACTTCTCGTAAAATTATTGAACTCCTTCGTGAAGCAGGAGCTAAAGAAGTTCATATGAGAATTGCTTCCCCTCCTGTTAAATATCCATGTTATTACGGAATAGATACGCCAAAACGTAAAGAACTTTTAGCACAAGTAATGACTTCTCTTGAAATGAATGAATATTTAAAATCAAATACATTAGAATTTTTGTCTGAAAACCAGTTACTCAATGTAATGCAAAGCTTTCAAACTTCCTCTTTAAAAAAGAATGAAGAATCTTTAAATGGAGGCTGGTGTACGGCATGTTTTTCTGGAAACTACCAAGATGAAATCGCCCAAAAAAAAGGTTGTATTGAAAAACTAGGAGCAATTTAA